In one window of Reinekea forsetii DNA:
- a CDS encoding phytanoyl-CoA dioxygenase family protein encodes MPLTPEEIDQFHTRGYLILNATERGFIDTAQLARMQDAAEQQLLDAQQPLELETSTGYPGAPDSVQARGGSTVRRLLGAHGRHRSWQAWATNKAVVESLATLLDGPGVVLNRVHHNCLMTKNPRFSSATGWHQDIRYWAFDLPELISVWLALGNESGENGGLRVVPGSHRLALASERFDQQLFLDPDRADNEPLLAQAVDLTLAAGEVLFFHCKLLHSAAPNHSNRTKYALVFTYHDGRNGPVVGSRSAALSGIRLAD; translated from the coding sequence GTGCCGCTTACGCCTGAAGAAATCGATCAGTTTCATACTCGGGGCTACCTGATACTCAACGCGACCGAGCGCGGCTTTATCGATACGGCCCAATTGGCCCGTATGCAGGATGCGGCCGAGCAGCAGTTGCTCGACGCCCAACAACCCTTGGAGCTGGAAACCAGTACCGGCTACCCCGGCGCACCGGACTCTGTCCAGGCGCGGGGCGGCAGCACGGTGCGGCGCCTGTTAGGCGCGCACGGTCGGCACCGCAGTTGGCAAGCCTGGGCGACCAACAAGGCCGTAGTTGAGAGTCTGGCGACCCTGTTGGACGGTCCTGGCGTGGTGCTCAATCGAGTGCACCACAATTGCCTAATGACTAAAAATCCACGCTTTAGCAGTGCCACGGGTTGGCATCAGGACATTCGTTATTGGGCGTTCGACTTGCCTGAGTTGATCAGTGTCTGGCTGGCGCTGGGCAACGAGAGCGGCGAAAATGGCGGACTGAGGGTGGTGCCGGGCAGTCATCGACTGGCTCTAGCGAGCGAGCGCTTTGACCAACAACTTTTTTTGGATCCCGACCGCGCTGACAATGAACCGCTGTTGGCACAGGCGGTCGATCTGACCTTGGCCGCCGGTGAGGTGCTGTTTTTTCACTGCAAACTGCTGCACAGCGCAGCACCGAACCACAGTAACCGCACCAAATATGCGTTGGTCTTCACTTACCACGATGGCCGCAATGGCCCGGTAGTTGGGAGTCGATCGGCGGCCCTATCGGGCATTAGACTGGCCGACTGA
- a CDS encoding rubredoxin, translated as MSDFKKFECIVCGFIYDEALGLPEEGLIAGTRWADIPDDWACPECGVAKEDFEMVEL; from the coding sequence ATGAGTGATTTTAAAAAGTTTGAATGTATCGTCTGCGGTTTTATCTATGACGAAGCCTTAGGCCTGCCCGAGGAAGGGTTGATCGCCGGCACGCGCTGGGCAGACATCCCTGACGATTGGGCCTGCCCGGAATGCGGCGTGGCGAAAGAAGACTTCGAAATGGTCGAACTTTAG
- a CDS encoding rubrerythrin family protein, with the protein MSQTIKNLEAAFAGESMANRKYLYFAKHARRLGAENVAQIFEATAEQETKHAHGHLELLFPPDSLSVETMLQLAIDGETYEYTTMYPEFRNTAMLEGNQAAVNEMDEQIEESKEHAELFSRLLLKAEKRFAALAKVEQRHAQHYQATLDNLKSNP; encoded by the coding sequence ATGAGCCAAACCATCAAAAACCTAGAAGCCGCCTTTGCCGGCGAAAGCATGGCCAACCGTAAATATCTTTATTTTGCCAAGCATGCCCGTCGCCTGGGGGCGGAGAATGTGGCACAGATATTTGAGGCCACCGCTGAGCAAGAAACGAAGCATGCTCACGGCCATTTAGAGCTATTATTTCCACCCGACAGCCTGAGCGTCGAAACCATGTTGCAACTGGCCATCGATGGGGAGACCTACGAATACACTACTATGTATCCGGAATTCCGTAATACCGCCATGCTCGAAGGCAACCAAGCGGCCGTGAACGAAATGGATGAGCAGATCGAGGAGTCAAAAGAGCACGCTGAATTATTCAGCCGACTGCTGCTAAAGGCGGAAAAGCGTTTTGCGGCCCTGGCCAAGGTCGAGCAGCGTCATGCTCAACATTATCAAGCTACCTTGGACAACCTAAAGTCCAATCCTTAG